The following are encoded together in the Humulus lupulus chromosome 5, drHumLupu1.1, whole genome shotgun sequence genome:
- the LOC133779150 gene encoding uncharacterized protein LOC133779150, with the protein MDTGVSNSFVAASFVEKLNRMPEPMHSVCGMSLPSREDMLVWSWVRVMPVWVEGRELTVDLLILDLHEYDVILGMDWLSKYGAIVNYKKRRVVFKAIGEVSFTFQGAAREKKFAMISAITNMIYPEVFPDDLPGLLPEREVVFDLDIIPGMVPISKAPNQMALAELKELQAQL; encoded by the exons ATGGACACTGGTGTATCAAATTCTTTTGTGGCTGCCTCTTTTGTTGAAAAATTGAATAGAATGCCTGAACCTATGCATAGTGTCTGTGGGATGTCGTTGCCTTCAAGGGAAGATATGTTGGTGTGGTCATGGGTAAGAGTCATGCCAGTTTGGGTAGAGGGACGAGAATTGACAGTAGACCTATTGATTTTGGACCTACACGAATATGATGTAAtattagggatggactggttatcTAAGTATGGTGCCATAGTGAACTATAAGAAGAGGAGAGTGGTTTTCAAAGCGATAGGAGAAGTGTCGTTTACGTTCCAAGGCGCAGCAAGGGAAAAGAAATTCGCGATGATCTCCGCCATCACGAATATGAT atatcctgaagtatttcctgatgaccttcctggcctaCTGCCGGAGCGAGAAGTGGTGTTCGATTTAGATATTATTCCAGGGATGGTGCCCATTTCGAAAGCTCCAAACCAGATGGCACTAGCAGAATTGAAGGAGCTGCAGGCTCAACTGTAG